The Niallia alba genome includes a window with the following:
- the fliR gene encoding flagellar biosynthetic protein FliR, whose translation MDELLSNFPAFLLILVRVTSFFLMLPLFSYRTIPTTFKVGLGFFLSLVMFWGMDVPVLTIDTSYYFLILKEALVGLLIGFAAYMLFAAIQIAGGFIDFQMGFAIANVIDPQTGMQSPLTGQYLTIIAMFFLLASNGHHLLLDGIYYSYQFIPLEQPWINLGNGELAEFLIKTFSLMFMIAFQMSIPVVGSIFLVDVGLGIVARTVPQLNIFVVGVPIKIIAGLVVLFIVMGVLMSTVSHLFSSIVTTMRGIMNILGGAG comes from the coding sequence ATGGATGAACTTTTATCAAATTTCCCAGCATTTCTTTTAATTCTTGTTCGTGTCACTTCGTTTTTTTTAATGCTACCTTTATTTTCTTATCGGACGATTCCTACGACTTTTAAAGTAGGTTTAGGATTTTTTTTATCTTTAGTAATGTTTTGGGGAATGGATGTACCAGTATTAACAATTGATACAAGTTACTATTTTCTTATTCTTAAAGAAGCTTTGGTCGGACTGCTAATTGGATTTGCCGCATACATGTTATTTGCCGCAATTCAAATCGCAGGAGGATTTATTGATTTCCAAATGGGTTTTGCGATCGCAAACGTCATAGATCCTCAAACAGGGATGCAAAGTCCTCTAACAGGTCAATACTTAACGATTATTGCCATGTTCTTTTTACTAGCTTCTAATGGACATCATTTATTACTGGATGGTATCTATTATAGTTATCAGTTTATTCCGCTGGAACAGCCCTGGATTAACTTGGGTAACGGGGAGCTAGCGGAGTTTCTCATAAAAACATTCAGTTTGATGTTTATGATTGCTTTTCAGATGTCGATTCCTGTTGTCGGAAGCATCTTTTTAGTGGATGTTGGTTTGGGAATTGTCGCAAGAACTGTACCACAGTTAAATATCTTTGTAGTTGGTGTACCCATCAAGATAATTGCAGGCTTAGTTGTTCTTTTTATTGTAATGGGTGTACTAATGTCAACAGTATCTCATTTATTCTCTTCCATTGTAACGACAATGAGGGGGATTATGAATATTTTAGGAGGAGCGGGTTAA
- the flhB gene encoding flagellar biosynthesis protein FlhB, translating to MKLLSLDLQFFAGEKTEKATPKKRQDTRKKGQVAKSQDVNTALVLLVVFGVLSFTGEYLLNGLMSILTFTFSDFSSINLSVNNLQTLFFDIVKEVALLLSPILIAAMVGGIIANYMQVGVLFSPEAIKFKLEKINPIAGFKRMFSLRSIVELLKSLLKITVIGIVVFSVLWGKMNEILILSHKSIGSIAVTIAKLTVQMGLYASVSLLILSLMDYMYQRYDYEKNIRMSKQDIKDEYKNMEGDPLIRSKIKQKQREMAMHRMMQDVPTADVVITNPTHYAICLKYDEEKYDAPYVVAKGVDFLAQKIKLVAKENNVVMVENRPLARAMYNQVEIGDLVPEEFYKAVAEILAFVYQSRDK from the coding sequence ATGAAACTCCTATCATTAGATCTCCAGTTTTTTGCAGGAGAAAAAACAGAAAAGGCAACTCCAAAGAAAAGACAAGACACGAGAAAAAAAGGACAAGTGGCAAAAAGTCAGGACGTGAATACAGCACTTGTTCTTTTAGTTGTTTTTGGTGTACTAAGTTTTACAGGCGAATACCTGTTAAATGGATTAATGTCCATTCTTACCTTTACCTTTAGTGACTTTTCGTCCATTAATTTATCTGTGAATAATCTCCAGACATTGTTTTTTGATATTGTCAAAGAAGTGGCACTTTTGTTGAGTCCTATTCTAATAGCGGCTATGGTAGGAGGCATCATTGCTAATTATATGCAGGTTGGTGTTTTGTTCTCTCCAGAAGCCATTAAATTTAAATTAGAGAAAATAAATCCTATTGCAGGATTTAAAAGGATGTTCTCGCTGCGCTCGATCGTAGAGCTATTGAAGTCATTGCTAAAGATTACGGTAATCGGTATCGTGGTATTTTCTGTTTTATGGGGCAAAATGAACGAAATTCTTATCCTTTCCCATAAATCTATTGGTTCTATTGCCGTAACAATTGCGAAGTTAACGGTGCAAATGGGTCTTTATGCTTCTGTGTCGCTTTTAATTTTGTCGCTTATGGATTATATGTATCAGCGCTATGACTATGAAAAAAATATACGAATGTCAAAACAAGATATTAAAGACGAATACAAAAACATGGAAGGAGATCCGCTAATAAGGTCTAAAATTAAGCAGAAACAGAGAGAAATGGCGATGCACCGTATGATGCAAGATGTCCCTACTGCTGATGTCGTTATTACGAATCCAACGCATTATGCTATTTGCTTAAAGTATGACGAAGAAAAGTATGATGCACCCTATGTTGTTGCAAAAGGGGTAGATTTTCTAGCACAAAAAATAAAATTAGTTGCAAAAGAAAATAATGTTGTCATGGTAGAAAATCGTCCATTAGCACGAGCTATGTATAATCAAGTAGAAATAGGTGATCTAGTGCCTGAAGAATTTTATAAAGCAGTTGCAGAAATTCTTGCATTTGTCTACCAGAGTAGAGACAAATAA
- the flhA gene encoding flagellar biosynthesis protein FlhA, translated as MARRDLIVVIGVILIIAMLIIPFPTWLLSVLILLNITLALLILLLTMNMSEALEFSIFPSLLLLTTLFRLGLNVSTTRSILSTGDAGGVVHTFGTFVVGGNIAVGLVVFLILVIIQFVVITKGSERVSEVAARFTLDAMPGKQMSIDADLNAGIISEQEARQRREKVSREADFYGSMDGASKFVKGDAIAGIIIVFINLIFGIVIGMTQLGMAAGDAAQHFSLLSVGDGIVSQIPALLISTATGIVVTRAASEGNLGSDITSQLMAYPKMLYVAGGTIFLLGLFTPIDDFLTIPIAALLIFGAYYLSRKPKEDLEQIQDLEEEIQTDELKSPESVVSLLNVDPIEFEFGYGLIPLADANQGGDLLDRVVMIRRQLAIELGLVIPVVRIRDNIQLQPNEYRLKIKGNERARGELLLDHYLAMSPGMDDDSIEGIDTIEPSFGLPAKWITESTKEQAEIFGYTVVDPPSVVSTHITEVIKANAYELLGRQETKQLVDHVKESYPILIEEVTPTPLSIGEIQKVLAKLLRENVSIRNLPVIFETLADFGKMTSDTDLLAEYVRQSLARQITNQYTNQNDSLKVVTLSGKVEKLIVDNIQQTEHGNFLALDPSISQSILESIAGQIEQLSVMEQLPILLCSPAVRMYVRQLTERYFPQVPVLSYNELEANVEVQSVGVVNIE; from the coding sequence ATGGCAAGAAGAGACTTAATTGTAGTGATTGGTGTAATTCTCATTATTGCAATGTTGATTATTCCCTTTCCAACCTGGTTATTAAGTGTTCTTATATTACTTAATATTACGTTGGCACTACTCATCCTATTATTAACAATGAATATGAGTGAAGCTCTAGAATTCTCCATTTTTCCTTCACTATTATTATTAACAACTTTATTTCGCCTTGGGCTTAATGTATCTACGACAAGATCTATTTTGTCTACTGGAGATGCAGGTGGGGTAGTCCATACCTTTGGAACATTCGTTGTTGGCGGTAATATCGCTGTTGGGTTAGTGGTTTTCCTAATTCTTGTTATTATTCAATTTGTTGTTATTACAAAAGGGTCTGAGCGTGTCTCAGAAGTTGCTGCGCGTTTTACGTTAGATGCAATGCCAGGTAAGCAAATGAGTATTGACGCTGATTTAAACGCAGGAATTATTTCAGAACAAGAGGCAAGACAACGTCGCGAAAAAGTTAGTAGAGAAGCTGATTTTTATGGTTCCATGGACGGGGCAAGTAAATTCGTCAAAGGGGACGCAATTGCTGGTATTATTATTGTTTTTATTAACTTGATTTTTGGAATAGTAATTGGAATGACTCAACTTGGAATGGCGGCAGGGGATGCTGCACAGCATTTTTCATTATTATCAGTAGGAGATGGAATCGTCAGTCAAATCCCTGCTTTATTAATCTCAACAGCAACAGGGATTGTCGTTACAAGAGCCGCTTCAGAAGGTAATCTTGGTTCAGATATCACTTCTCAGTTAATGGCATATCCTAAAATGCTGTATGTTGCAGGTGGTACAATCTTTTTATTAGGGTTATTTACGCCGATTGATGATTTTTTAACGATTCCAATTGCAGCACTTCTTATTTTTGGTGCTTATTATTTATCGAGAAAACCAAAAGAGGACTTAGAGCAAATCCAAGACCTTGAAGAAGAAATACAAACAGATGAACTAAAGAGTCCAGAAAGTGTAGTAAGTTTATTGAATGTAGATCCAATCGAATTTGAGTTTGGCTATGGACTGATTCCACTTGCAGATGCTAACCAAGGGGGAGACTTACTAGATCGCGTAGTCATGATAAGAAGGCAGTTAGCAATAGAATTAGGGTTAGTTATTCCTGTTGTCCGAATTCGTGACAATATTCAATTACAGCCTAATGAATATCGATTAAAAATAAAAGGTAATGAGAGAGCACGCGGGGAACTATTGCTTGACCATTACTTAGCGATGAGTCCTGGTATGGATGATGATTCTATTGAAGGAATCGATACAATTGAACCGTCTTTTGGCTTACCAGCTAAATGGATAACGGAGAGCACAAAGGAACAAGCTGAAATATTTGGCTATACAGTAGTGGATCCACCATCTGTTGTTTCCACTCATATTACAGAAGTTATTAAGGCAAATGCCTATGAATTATTAGGTAGACAAGAGACTAAACAATTAGTTGATCATGTAAAGGAAAGCTATCCAATTTTAATCGAGGAAGTTACGCCGACTCCATTGTCGATTGGAGAAATTCAGAAGGTTTTAGCAAAACTGTTAAGAGAAAATGTCTCCATTCGCAATTTACCAGTGATTTTTGAAACGTTAGCTGATTTTGGAAAAATGACATCAGATACCGATCTTTTAGCTGAGTATGTAAGGCAGTCATTAGCACGTCAAATTACTAATCAGTATACGAATCAAAATGATTCCCTAAAGGTTGTAACTTTGTCAGGTAAAGTGGAAAAGCTAATAGTAGATAATATTCAGCAAACAGAACATGGAAACTTTTTAGCATTAGACCCAAGCATTTCTCAATCTA